One genomic window of Evansella cellulosilytica DSM 2522 includes the following:
- a CDS encoding dTDP-glucose 4,6-dehydratase, with amino-acid sequence MNVLVTGGAGFIGRWVVKHLLHDGHNVVVLDDLSNGQKKNLADFKDKSNLLEVVIGDIKDEQLLDSLFSKYSFDICYHLGASINVQDSIDDPRTTFNNDTVGTFYVMEQCRKHLVKVVFMSTCMVYDRCLDETGITEQHPTKPASPYAGAKIAAENMVLSYFFAYDLPVVVVRPFNTYGPFQKTGGEGGVVAIFIKKKLEGESLHIYGDGTQTRDLLFVEDCANFVVQAGYSEKVNGEVINAGLGRDISINDLAKLIVEDENRIKHVEHIHPQSEIQKLLSNYEKAHLLLGWKPKVSLEEGIKRTEDWISEGHLDQ; translated from the coding sequence ATGAACGTTTTAGTTACTGGTGGTGCTGGATTTATCGGTAGATGGGTTGTTAAACACCTGCTTCACGATGGGCACAATGTTGTTGTGCTAGATGACCTTTCCAACGGACAAAAGAAAAATCTAGCAGATTTTAAAGACAAAAGCAATTTGTTAGAAGTAGTAATAGGCGATATTAAGGACGAACAACTCCTAGATTCTTTATTTAGCAAATATTCATTTGACATCTGCTATCATCTAGGTGCTTCCATTAATGTTCAAGATTCAATTGATGATCCAAGAACAACGTTTAACAACGATACAGTGGGTACGTTTTATGTTATGGAACAATGCCGTAAGCATCTTGTGAAAGTAGTATTTATGAGTACTTGCATGGTATACGATCGCTGTTTAGATGAAACAGGAATAACTGAACAGCATCCTACTAAACCTGCCTCTCCATATGCGGGCGCAAAAATTGCAGCAGAAAATATGGTGTTGTCCTATTTTTTCGCTTATGACCTTCCTGTTGTTGTCGTACGACCATTCAACACCTATGGTCCTTTTCAAAAGACCGGTGGTGAAGGTGGTGTCGTTGCTATTTTCATTAAGAAAAAACTTGAAGGAGAGTCGCTTCATATTTATGGTGATGGAACGCAAACACGTGATTTATTATTCGTGGAGGATTGTGCAAATTTTGTTGTACAAGCAGGTTACTCTGAGAAAGTAAACGGAGAAGTTATAAATGCTGGTTTAGGTAGGGATATCTCAATAAACGATCTTGCTAAGCTTATAGTAGAAGATGAGAATCGCATTAAACACGTCGAACATATACATCCACAGAGTGAAATCCAAAAGCTTCTCTCTAATTATGAGAAAGCACATCTTCTATTAGGTTGGAAACCCAAAGTATCGCTTGAGGAAGGTATAAAACGCACAGAAGATTGGATAAGTGAAGGGCATTTAGATCAATAA